CCTCCGAGTTTATTCATGTCAGATGTTCCTGTTCTTATAACTACAGCTCCAATACAAAGGAATAACAATGTTTTAAACATCATATGGTTTACTGCATGGTACATACCGGCTGCAAATCCAAGTGAGCTTCCGATAGCCAAGCCTGTAATCACATATCCCATCTGACTGATCGAACAGTATGCCAGAAGTCTTTTAGCATCATCCTCCATCAAGGCTCTCATTGTTCCAAAAAGCATCGTTAGAGCACCAAGCCAAGCTACAATCATGTAAATATCGTTAGCTCCTGCAAAGCCTTTTAAAAGAACATACAGGACTATTATCAAGCCTATAACGCCGGCTTTACTCATTACACCTGCAAAAAGCGCAGAGACTGAAGAATCAGCACTTTTATACAATCCAGGAACCCATCCATAAAGTGGGAAAAGTTCTGCTTTTAAGCCAAGTCCCACAATTATAGCAAGAACCGCAGCTATTCCTACAGAAATAGGAATTGTTCCTGTAAATTCCCTTATTTTATCGAATTCAAAACTTCCTGCGTTACTGCTTAAAATTGCAAACCCAATAAACATTGCATAACCGGCAGAAACCGCCGCTAACAAATATGTTAATGCCGCTTTCCTTGCCTCTTTTGTTGAAACTATCACCGCCATAAAATATGATGATATTGTCAGCAATTCCCAGAATTCATAAAATTCCATTGAACTTGCCGCAGTAATAAGCCCAACTATTGATGCACTTAAATAAATAGTAAAAAAGAATAACCCTGCAATCTTATCTTTTTCTATCGAATCAATCATGTAAACAACAACAAGAACTATTAGCCAAAGCATTAAAGTTCCTATAAGATGTATTATTGAGGAAGTATTCGATAGATACGCCGTTGTGGCATAAAATGCAGCATATGCTGTTGCTGCAACAGCTAAAATTCCGCCAGATATCTTATTGAGTTTCGTCGCTGCATATACTACAAAAGCAGAAACTGCCAAGATAACAATAACCATAGGCCATGTACCTGATATGGATTCTGCCTTTGTCCCAATAATATTTGCAATATAGCTTTGCACATCTGCATTAAAAACGCAGACAGCCACAGCCACAAGTCCCACCAAATAGCTTAAAAAATTATTTTTAAGCTTAATATTTTTATCTTCATTTGGAGCAAACATGATTTTTTGCACACTTCTTAATAAATAACAGAACTCCATAATCACCGCTAAAAATCCTATCACTGCCGCTACCAAACCACCATCTTTTATCATGCTGTAAAATATGTCAGGTCTTACTGTCAAACTTTTAATAGGTGAAACTCCAAGTACAGCTAAAACAGCAAGGGTATATAAAATTCCCTGACCTTTTAATACCGTACCTCTCCCCTTTAAATCATCAATATACTTTGATGAGCCTGCCATACTTCCAATTGTCAAAAACATCAAGCTACGCATAATAATATAATTGACCAATTCCTGTGTTCCCAGAAATCTACCGGCATCTTTAAGAAAATAACCTGCTGCAATAAAGCCAAAACCCGCAATAGCTGAAAAAACCAGCATTTTCCTTATGTTTTTTTGGAATAATGCAACTAAGTCGAATAAAAAAGCCCATAGCATACACAATATCAATATTGCCGGAGAGAATATTGCCATCTAATTACCCCCTTACGATTTAAATTTTAGAAAGACTTGCAATCCTTTACTTTAAAATTTAAAAAAATATTACCGCCCATAAATACCTCCTTCCAATTAGTATTTATCATTTTTTTCAATACTAAGTACATTCGTATTATAGTATTTTTATATATCAATGTCAATGAAAGATTATTTTTTCACAAGGAGTATTTATGAAAATCATTTCTCAATTTGGCTTATTTCATTTGCAATAAAAGCCTGTCCTAAGGAAATTCCTCCATCATTGCAAGGAACTAAACTATTTGAAAATACTTCAAAGCCTAAACCTGACAGTATATTTATAATGTTCTCTAATAAATAAACATTTTGAAAACTCCCACCGCTTAATACGACCTTGTTTATCTTATATTTATAATGCAGCTTTTTTACCATT
This is a stretch of genomic DNA from Aceticella autotrophica. It encodes these proteins:
- a CDS encoding proton-conducting transporter membrane subunit, translated to MAIFSPAILILCMLWAFLFDLVALFQKNIRKMLVFSAIAGFGFIAAGYFLKDAGRFLGTQELVNYIIMRSLMFLTIGSMAGSSKYIDDLKGRGTVLKGQGILYTLAVLAVLGVSPIKSLTVRPDIFYSMIKDGGLVAAVIGFLAVIMEFCYLLRSVQKIMFAPNEDKNIKLKNNFLSYLVGLVAVAVCVFNADVQSYIANIIGTKAESISGTWPMVIVILAVSAFVVYAATKLNKISGGILAVAATAYAAFYATTAYLSNTSSIIHLIGTLMLWLIVLVVVYMIDSIEKDKIAGLFFFTIYLSASIVGLITAASSMEFYEFWELLTISSYFMAVIVSTKEARKAALTYLLAAVSAGYAMFIGFAILSSNAGSFEFDKIREFTGTIPISVGIAAVLAIIVGLGLKAELFPLYGWVPGLYKSADSSVSALFAGVMSKAGVIGLIIVLYVLLKGFAGANDIYMIVAWLGALTMLFGTMRALMEDDAKRLLAYCSISQMGYVITGLAIGSSLGFAAGMYHAVNHMMFKTLLFLCIGAVVIRTGTSDMNKLGGLAKKMPVTTGAVVIGAFSAAGIPLFSGFASKWMIYQALISEHNINYVVIGVISMIASTGTILYMLKFIHSIFFGRLPENLQDVKEIGWLMQCTMLILSLVNIVLGVVPGVILKPISDGMAEVGLKGVSESIFSITGVLETYKTNWLIFVLVVLGAVALFFIAITPKRGIPRKTVPVFAGGDEAKYNNITNSEMQISGVNIFDSIVYIMKEFFNAWSFIKRIFSPIGKLLNSGEN